In Pseudomonas sp. HR96, the DNA window TGGCCAACTCACCTTCTGCCAAAAAACGTGCAAAACAGGCTGAGAAGCGTCGCAGCCACAACGCCAGCCTGCGTTCCATGGTCCGTACCTACATCAAGAACGTAGTGAAGGCCATCGACGCCAAGGACGCTGAAAAGGCGCAAAACGCTTACGTTCTGGCTGTGCCTGTTATCGACCGTCTGGCCGACAAAGGCATCATCCACAAGAACAAGGCTGCTCGTCATAAAAGCCGCCTGAACGGCCACATCAAGGCGCTGAACCAAGCTGCTGCAGCTTGAGCTAATCGCCTGATGTAGAAAAAACCGGCCCCAGGGCCGGTTTTTTTGTGCCTGCAGAAGTCGCGGCATAACTGTTGTCGGCCAGCGGCGGTGGGAGGGGGCAAAGCCCCCGAGAGGCCGCCAGGCCGACTTGATCTTCATCATCAACAGCCCGCAGCCACAGCCCGCCCGCCCCCTACACCGTCGCCACCCTCCCCTATTGGGGCGCAACAGCCGTCCAGGGCAGGA includes these proteins:
- the rpsT gene encoding 30S ribosomal protein S20; this translates as MANSPSAKKRAKQAEKRRSHNASLRSMVRTYIKNVVKAIDAKDAEKAQNAYVLAVPVIDRLADKGIIHKNKAARHKSRLNGHIKALNQAAAA